The Populus alba chromosome 4, ASM523922v2, whole genome shotgun sequence genome contains a region encoding:
- the LOC118040530 gene encoding uncharacterized protein — translation MAGYPGTVEDEESMYSGKKPQPSATTPIMAEVVQNEGGIQKKKSLTLREILGLEDLFSLTTWRASVAELLGTAVLVFALDTIVISTIQTQTTTPNLILSTLVAIIVTILLLATYPISGGHINPIVTFAALLTGLISISKAFIYILAQCVGGIVGALALKAVVNSEIEQAFSLGGCTLTVVAPGPDGPTVVGLETGQALWLEIICGFVFLFASVWMAFDHRQAKGLGRVNVLIIVGIVLGLLVYVSTTVTATKGYAGAGLNPARCLGPAIVRGGHLWNGHWVFWVGPAIACVAFAIYTKVIPSQLPHTME, via the exons ATGGCTGGATATCCAGGGACTGTTGAGGATGAAGAGAGCATGTATAGTGGGAAAAAACCCCAGCCTTCTGCAACAACTCCAATAAT GGCAGAGGTAGTTCAAAACGAAGGAGGGATCCAGAAGAAGAAATCCCTGACATTAAGAGAGATATTGGGTTTGGAAGACCTCTTTTCCTTGACG ACATGGAGAGCATCAGTGGCTGAGCTCCTGGGCACAGCTGTTCTTGTTTTTGCACTGGACACCATAGTCATTTCAACAATTCAGACTCAGACAACGACACCCAACCTTATATTGTCAACCCTTGTTGCCATCATTGTCACGATTCTCCTACTTGCTACCTATCCCATTTCTGGTGGCCACATTAATCCTATTGTCACTTTCGCCGCCTTACTAACTGGCCTTATTTCCATCTCAAAAGCTTTTATCTATATCTTGGCTCAATGCGTTGGTGGCATTGTAGGTGCACTGGCACTAAAAGCGGTGGTCAACAGCGAAATTGAACAAGCTTTCTCTCTCGGAGGCTGTACCCTCACCGTTGTTGCACCGGGACCAGATGGGCCGACTGTGGTAGGCCTGGAGACAGGACAGGCTCTTTGGCTAGAGATAATTTGtgggtttgtttttcttttcgcTTCAGTGTGGATGGCCTTCGATCATCGCCAAGCCAAGGGTTTGGGCAGAGTTAACGTCTTGATCATCGTCGGAATAGTACTTGGCCTTCTCGTGTATGTCTCTACCACAGTCACGGCTACGAAAGGCTACGCCGGAGCAGGGCTGAATCCGGCAAGGTGTTTGGGACCAGCCATTGTTAGAGGGGGGCATCTTTGGAATGGGCATTGGGTGTTTTGGGTAGGGCCAGCCATTGCTTGTGTGGCATTCGCCATATACACAAAGGTCATTCCAAGCCAACTTCCCCACACCATGGAGTAA
- the LOC118040521 gene encoding putative HVA22-like protein g has protein sequence MIGSFLSRTLLMIFGYAYPAYECFKASENNRTDIAQVLFWCRYWILVAMLTVCERVGDHLIFWLPMYSEAKVAFFIYLWHPKTKGTEYVYDCFFRPFVAKHETEIDRNLLEMKVQAEEIALIYWQKAAAYGQTKFFEILQYVSSQSASSPRSDQMSILFQQQGELNAKNGEPKASSSISEATTEKQPNEPDQLHSSSSASLSPQPHEPASELEEQPGEPMQSSENGDINSPRQETVPKESVQLKHGRWKLFQSPQKPSNS, from the exons ATGATTGGATCATTTCTGTCCAGAACCCTTCT TATGATTTTTGGTTATGCCTACCCGGCTTATGAGTGTTTTAAAGCATCGGAGAACAACAGGACAGATATTGCGCAAGTCCTGTTCTGGTGCCGGTACTG GATTTTAGTTGCAATGCTTACAGTTTGTGAGAGGGTAGGGGATCATCTAATCTTTTG GCTGCCTATGTACAGTGAAGCAAAGGTGGCATTCTTTATATATCTTTGGCATCCGAAAACGAAA GGAACGGAATAtgtttatgattgttttttccgGCCTTTCGTGGCAAAACACGAGACTGAGATTGATCGTAATTTGTTGGAGATGAAGGTGCAGGCTGAGGAGATTGCCCTTATTTATTGGCAGAAGGCAGCAGCTTATGGACAGACgaagttttttgaaattttgcagTATGTTTCCTCTCAGTCAGCATCAAGTCCTCGTTCTGATCAG ATGTCAATTCTTTTCCAGCAGCAAGGAGAACTAAATGCCAAAAATGGAGAACCTAAGGCATCCAGTTCAATTAGCGAGGCTACAACAGAAAAACAGCCCAATGAACCTGATCAGTTACATTCATCTAGTAGTGCTTCTTTGTCCCCGCAGCCACACGAGCCGGCAAGTGAATTGGAAGAGCAGCCAGGTGAACCGATGCAGTCCTCGGAGAATGGAGATATAAATTCCCCACGGCAAGAAACTGTTCCAAAGGAATCTGTCCAGCTAAAACATGGAAGATGGAAACTATTCCAGAGCCCGCAAAAACCGTCAAATTCCTAG
- the LOC118040531 gene encoding uncharacterized protein isoform X1, producing MEKGNTSKEEIRTSGGNGQVLDGSDIMELVGNEEVFSSFVNHKFQELDRDKDGNLSVKELEPAVADIGAALGLPAQGSSPDSDHIYSEVLNEFTHGKQEKVSRTEFKEVISDFLLGMAAGLKRDPIVILRMDGEDLLEFIKGPGYETEMVSLFSQLESPAGGSLHHHIVKAFEQLTVDQGMPPSSDSWVMSNIVEPALQSCAGQDHDEPPSQETFLVEFKKVAQCVAQRLKEQPVIVAHNENTFDGSGIKRLLSNKFELDKNLNTAIENVPKDRNGKISKEYLRVALDTVAPSADLPPVGSIHEMDNVIVEMLKMMNADDGKLVKEDEFKKVLTEILGGIMLQLEGNPISISSNSVVHEPLATSSSTFLQPSS from the exons ATGGAGAAGGGTAACACAAGCAAGGAAGAGATAAGAACAAGTGGTGGAAATGGACAGGTTCTAGACGGTTCAGATATAATGGAGTTGGTTGGGAATGAAGAGGTGTTTAGCAGCTTTGTGAATCACAAGTTCCAAGAGCTGGATAGGGATAAAGATGGTAATCTCTCTGTGAAAGAACTTGAACCTGCTGTTGCTGATATTGGTGCTGCCCTTGGCTTGCCTGCGCAGGGTTCTTCTCCCGATTCCGATCACATCTACTCTGAG GTTCTAAATGAATTCACACATGGCAAGCAAGAGAAAGTGAGCAGGACTGAATTTAAAGAAGTTATATCAGATTTTCTTCTAGGCATGGCTGCTGGTTTGAAGCGAGACCCTATAGTCATCCTCCGTATGGATGGGGAGGACCTCTTAGAGTTCATTAAAGGACCGGGTTATGAAACAGAAATGGTGTCCTTATTTTCCCAGTTGGAATCACCTGCAGGTGGATCACTCCATCATCACATTGTCAAAGCTTTTGAACAGCTTACTGTTgatcaaggaatgcctccatctTCAGATTCTTGG GTAATGAGTAACATTGTGGAACCAGCTTTACAATCTTGTGCTGGTCAAGATCATGACGAGCCCCCTTCTCAAGAGACATTCTTGGTGGAGTTCAAGAAAGTGGCACAGTGTGTAGCACAACGTCTCAAAGAGCAGCCTGTGATCGTTGCACACAATGAAAACACCTTTGATGGAAGTGGAATTAAGAGACTTTTATCCAACAAATTTGAATTAGACAAG AATCTAAACACGGCAATAGAAAATGTGCCAAAAGATCGCAATGGGAAAATATCCAAGGAGTACTTGCGTGTGGCGCTAGATACGGTCGCTCCATCAGCTGACCTGCCTCCAGTTGGTTCAATTCATGAG ATGGACAACGTAATAGTCGAGATGCTTAAGATGATGAACGCAGATGATGGGAAACTGGTTAAAGAAGATGAGTTTAAGAAGGTGTTGACAGAAATCTTGGGAGGTATAATGTTGCAGTTAGAGGGCAACCCCATCTCAATCTCTTCAAATTCTGTTGTCCACGAGCCCCTCGCTACTTCCTCCTCTACATTTTTGCAGCCATCTTCCTAG
- the LOC118040531 gene encoding uncharacterized protein isoform X2 gives MAAGLKRDPIVILRMDGEDLLEFIKGPGYETEMVSLFSQLESPAGGSLHHHIVKAFEQLTVDQGMPPSSDSWVMSNIVEPALQSCAGQDHDEPPSQETFLVEFKKVAQCVAQRLKEQPVIVAHNENTFDGSGIKRLLSNKFELDKNLNTAIENVPKDRNGKISKEYLRVALDTVAPSADLPPVGSIHEMDNVIVEMLKMMNADDGKLVKEDEFKKVLTEILGGIMLQLEGNPISISSNSVVHEPLATSSSTFLQPSS, from the exons ATGGCTGCTGGTTTGAAGCGAGACCCTATAGTCATCCTCCGTATGGATGGGGAGGACCTCTTAGAGTTCATTAAAGGACCGGGTTATGAAACAGAAATGGTGTCCTTATTTTCCCAGTTGGAATCACCTGCAGGTGGATCACTCCATCATCACATTGTCAAAGCTTTTGAACAGCTTACTGTTgatcaaggaatgcctccatctTCAGATTCTTGG GTAATGAGTAACATTGTGGAACCAGCTTTACAATCTTGTGCTGGTCAAGATCATGACGAGCCCCCTTCTCAAGAGACATTCTTGGTGGAGTTCAAGAAAGTGGCACAGTGTGTAGCACAACGTCTCAAAGAGCAGCCTGTGATCGTTGCACACAATGAAAACACCTTTGATGGAAGTGGAATTAAGAGACTTTTATCCAACAAATTTGAATTAGACAAG AATCTAAACACGGCAATAGAAAATGTGCCAAAAGATCGCAATGGGAAAATATCCAAGGAGTACTTGCGTGTGGCGCTAGATACGGTCGCTCCATCAGCTGACCTGCCTCCAGTTGGTTCAATTCATGAG ATGGACAACGTAATAGTCGAGATGCTTAAGATGATGAACGCAGATGATGGGAAACTGGTTAAAGAAGATGAGTTTAAGAAGGTGTTGACAGAAATCTTGGGAGGTATAATGTTGCAGTTAGAGGGCAACCCCATCTCAATCTCTTCAAATTCTGTTGTCCACGAGCCCCTCGCTACTTCCTCCTCTACATTTTTGCAGCCATCTTCCTAG